ATCaataattctatatatatatataaagaagcaATAAATTACTGTTAAGGGGTGTCTATGTTTAAAATTATTGATGTATAAAAACTGAAAAAGGAATATTGAAAAATAGTCTTGCTCAACATGATTTTAGGTTTTCTAAATGTGACTCCTCTTTAAAGCTGAatatatcaatttcattatataaatgatagttttaacaaaatatttgttgtaattaGAAATATAAACCTTTACTTATAGGTGTGTACCTACAtggaagaaaatggtggatgggCAAATGGTGTATTGCTTGGGGATAGTGGTTATCCTTGTCGACCATTTCTGATGACCCCATACCAGAATCCTGTACTAGATCATCAAAAAAAGTACAACAAATGCCACTGTTCAACCAGAAGTGTGATAGAGAGAACATTTGGAAGGCTGAAGAGACGGTTCCATATATTACACTCAGAGGTAAAGTATTTTATGTAGTTctatttatagcttactatagGCTCCAATGTTGAATATCAtactttaaacttttatatttcaTTACTTTCACAACAGAAAAgggtctcattgccactcatacctgTGATATCACAGCTTCCTGtttttatacatacatacatgcaatgccaacttttgaaatattataaaatactACTTTAGCAAAATGCTGATAAGAAGACAATTATTAAGTTTAATAAAttaagttatgattttttttttaatttcagataagAATGAAACCGGGCAAGGCATGCAAAATAATAATTGCTTGTGCTATACTCCACAATATATGCATTTTGTTGAATGAACCAGACATTGAAGATGATGGAGTAATTGTAGGCAATGATGGTGATCTTGGGGAACATTTCAATGGTCATCAAGATGGAAGAGCTGTTAGAGATCATATTTCcacaacattttttaatcattgaCAATCAAAAATAAATCATGACAACAtcttttaatacttttttatCAATAACAATGGAATAAGAGAACAAGAATCATcaacacagaaaaataaataaataaaaattaattatgaCTAAGCTTTTGTATTTAAAAGAGCATCTAAAATCATGTTTTCACTTTCAATACTTTTCTTCTGGATCATCATGTTGTAAAATTGCATTTGTCTTTGGAAAAGTTCCATTTGCATTTCATTTCTTTTGAGGTCACTTTCTAAAACAAGACACTGCAGCTCATACACATCATCTGCAGTACTCTTTGTTTTCCTCTCCTGCAAACtttcactgaaataaagaaattttactatttggtatttttttttttaaatctaacttaaTATTTAGTAGACGTGTTAATATtatatcattgccaatgagacaattattcaaagagccaaaatgacacagattttgttataataatattACTATTcccagcctttaacaatgaggaaaCCCAATACTGTTTAGCTATTATAAAATAACTGACATGACACGACAAATgtggaacaattaaaaaaaaaatgaataatgacacataaactaaaaacaaaaattaaacagaCAGCAACCCAAGTCATATACTGTTTTACAGTCTCCCTAATTGGGACAGGGACTAACAAAATCTGAAAATAGTAAATGTGCTTGTGagaactcaattgttccattctaATCATGGTcactcagtggcagatccagaactttaggggggggggggggcttactGTCTGACCTAAGGGGTGCCCaatccagtcatgcttcagtaattccctaCAAAATAATTTATCTTAAAACAAACTTGGAATCTGTAGGAAAAAGTTATTCTCATCAGACTCGCTAAACAACTTGTGTAAATACATCATAGACAGTGCTGTATTTTAACATATGAAACACATACCTGGGTTTTGGTGGTTGCTGAGTGCAAGTCTGTTTTTGTGCAGGTACAGGTACAGGTACAGGTAGGCTGGCATGAACAGTAGCACTAGAAAGTGCTAACTCCTCATTTCTCTGGTGAACCTGCTCAAGTCTCCCTATCCAGATACTCTCCACAGAAGATGGTAAATCTACAAGTTgacaattgttttacataaaGATTTTGATTAAACTTGAAACATactgttacataaaaataaaataaatagaagaTTTTTTTTCACATGCAACGTCATAATATATTATTGTCAACTTATTTCTATCAAAACTTATGCTTTATCATTGCAACTTTATATgaaatgcaaaataaagaaaattactaAACCATTAATGAAATTATCTAAGTAATAAATACCATCAACAGTCTAGCATTTTGGAGAACCATTCAGAGCTGGAACTGGTGAGATGGGTTCAACTGTAAACATTTGGTCAGATGTTATGCTGTCtgaaaataatgtaaaaagaCTTGTTTTATTTAAAGAAGTGAATTGATACTTTATACTCTTCATAATAGaacaaattatacaattattacAATTGTTTCTCTCTTCCCAAATTAGCATatcaatatataaaacatttatttgacagTACAGTTTACAGATCTGGAATACTTGTAAAATAACATAGTGACTGAAATTTGCTAAACAATCCTTGCTTTCTATAAACCTTCATTATGAACTGATCAGACATAATTTGGCATGTTTACTATACAATTATAAAAACCatgttttaattatattaatattactATTTCTCAAATACCAACCTACAGAGGTCTCCATGCCACTGTCTATTCCCTTAAAGGAGGATGTATCTTTCATTGCATTGATGATGTTTTCCTCTGCCATACTTATGGGTTTTGGTGCTGGTCCTCCCCCTGTTTTATTTCTCTCCTTTCTCTCTTTTCCTTGGCATCTCGGGTTAGATTCCTGAATTTGGTTTTGACAGTTGAAAGTTTCCTGTAACTGACCCCCAGAGCATTCACCTCATCTGTAATCTTGGCCCACATCTTGTTTTTTGCATCTGCAGTTATGTCAGGGCCAAATTTTCCTCTCAATAACCCTAGCTCCTCCACCACTCTTCTACTGATCAAATTCACTTCCATACTTGTGAATTTAGTCCCTCTAATTCTTGGTAGTTTCTTGTTGGGGGTTTGTTGTTCAGCCATTGTTAAACAGGAAGTGGAAGAATTTTGGGGATTTATGGGAAAATGTTTAATTAATCAGTTGTTAAATTTTTAACAAGTTGTTAGTTAACGCAGtcgttaaatatttttgaacaacataatttaacacagaaattaactaacaacaatgttaaaatttcaacGAGTTGTTAGGCTTAACTAGTCGTTAGCTTAACGACACTTTTGAACAACTGGGCCCTGGTTCCTATTAGTGAACCACTAAGAAAGTGTGTCCACATAATTTATATCTAACTATATTAGGAAATTCGGATTTATATCTTAGAGTGTACACAGAAGTTCTAGTTCTGTAACTAAATCTTCAAATTTTGTGACGGATTATTATATTATGTGCAAGACTGTTTATTTGTAAGAGGGAGATAAAGGATTTACTTGCATTATCTAAAATATCTAAACAAACATCTCATACATGTGCTTGggaaaaattaaaattgacaccTCTGCGGCCGCTAAGAAACCATTAAAATACACTTATTCTTAAActttaaattatacaaaaatccacacaatattaatatgaaaaacaaaaaatgaatttctcTTTCgataacaaacataaaaaaaatccaacagcGTAAAGGTTAACACGTAAACAATATACTTCAATCATGTCAGTTTACGATTATTTTATCGCACTATACACACGATTTTCAAAACAAGTGAaattaaggtggcacggtagtatttccctgccataggcgacaatgttaacatttttcagattttcatgattttctaacACTCCCAAAGATCCAAAACCTACTGTAACTTCAAGGACTTTCATTcagatattcaaaaataaatgagaaacaccatcatgaccgtttacttttttagCTATTGTCACCAGTCTAAGGGAACCAGTcatttacatcatatttggcCGCAGTAAATGTAATAttctaaaaaaattgtaaaaaatttatttcaatagttacatttaaaaattggtatttttcaGACTCATAAATGGTTAaaatacttgaaaaaaatgtttctggTTGATAATCCATTTCAATGTCCAATCACAGTGTCATAAGTATtcacctaagtagggtacacaaaggAGCAACCTAAAACGTTGGaagcaaatactaccgtgccaccttaaccaccACTTAATTAAAAGAATATGCTGTAAATGTCTTTTATTCACTATCTATAATCATTTCTTAAACTGTCTGAGAAATCTTGAGGTGTTCTTACATCTATTCCATGAGAACAGAGGAAAATCAAACGACTACCCATATGCTGCGGAAATCCAGTTTTCAACTctgaaaaagaagaaataagacTAATtagtatttcatattttttgaCATTAAATACAATGAGCACTGcatcttattatattttatttcaagtaGAAATGAAATGCACTTCATTTAAAGGCAAAATGGAGACTGATGGTCACATTTAAGGCCAGCTTGAGGCCTTTTAGTATCATTGTTTGTAATTATTTCAggtgtttttttgtcaaatttcaaagtattttttcCTATTTCATATAAAAAGTGACAAGTAGAGTGCTTATTTCTAGTGTAATATTAAAACAGTTGATAACTTAATGCATTTCTGTCAATTAGAGGTAAATTATTATTGAAATGGCGTTTTATTGGATGTATGATGTCAGAGGTATATATCTATTACTTTCTTGCACTATAAATCACTCAACACACTCTGAATAACTAGATGCAGAGTCAACTTTTATCCTACTATTGACAGATCCAATTCCACCTGTCCTGACCTTTCCCTGATACAAAAGCTCAATTAAATTTCTCTAACTGTAGACAAAGATaacttttttatgaaaatttgtgaaatatttaACCATGAAAGGCAGtactaaaagaaaaaaaggacACTGTTCTCCCTTAAAACAACCTGATTCAAACAGAAATGGAAGTTCCAAAGGCCTTAAAGTTAAGGATGTTAAGAGGACTTATTTGAGACTTAAAAagacaacacaaaaaaaagtgaAATGCATTCCAAAAAGTGTGCAGCTGGTTGCGGCCAATAATGAACTGCCCGAAAAATTTGAAACTACTGTACTTCTAAGACCCAAGCAGGACTCTTCATTTCTGGACTGTAAATCAATGACAGCTGAAAATATCATTAGGTAAAtactaatattattatttttgtacccatttaaaacatttatttaagaaataggggaatgacaaaataaaaatcaactgAATTGTACTGTTATTTTACcccttaaataaaataaattcaattatttttatgaaaaaaagcaaactttaacaaaaatagttatcaaacttACTACAATTAATACTTTAAGACTTCTTTTCTACTTTTATAACACAAATAATACCTGTACAGctgtcaaaatatgtttttacattaatttaaacatctggtgtaagggaggtaattctcgTTGAAAACTTCAGTCTTGAAAAACTTCTATTTTcccatttaaataaattttaacactattcctgaacatttttttttgttacggtAGGGTAGAACAAGACACGTACAGACTGGTACATTTACAAAAAAGCGGTGAAATGTGGAATGAAAGCTTTCGACAACATTTAAGTAAAAGACCAACCGGTAAAGGCAATCTCCAGTGGAATACTGATAAAGAAGAACAAAGAGGCTTTGTATATGGAGAGCTACACTCAATTGTGATAATTGCAAGTTCATTTCCAAAAAGTACAAGTTATATAAAGAAGTCCAAACAACAAAAAAGGGGCCAAAGCCTGTCGCAATTAATTATGGCATGCAAGTAGGACTTTCGCAAGTTTCAATGGGTTCGTCAGGACTTCGAAAAAATTTATTGAGCGACAACATTCCTGCTCCTTCAACAAAGGGTATGCAAAATTCTGCCAACAAAGTGAATGAAAAgattgaaattcaaaatgtagcTGATATGGCTGATATAAGAACTGAActgaaaacaattaataaaatgcGGGGTCATCCAGAATCTCATATTGATGTTGAAGGCGACAAATGTTATAATAATCCCCTATACAGTGGTATTGGTAAAACTCCATTTCAGCCGGAAACAAAGTTGTTATGTTGTTGTTGAAAACATGACAGATAAAAGCTAGTAATCAATCTTGTCACAAAAAATAAACTGTGCAGTCATGGGAAGGATCATAGTAatgaaaacatcaacaaaaaaaattgtaaatgtaCACAAAACTTACAAATGGTCGAAAGCATAGGGAATCAGCAACGGAGTGCAAGTGAGAGTTTATCAAAACTGTACAGTGAGGGTTTTGAAGTAAGACACATTACTACAGATCCTGACAGCAGTGCCTATATAGCAGCTGAGCAATTGGCATCTAATTATAATTCAAAAGTAACACCTGAGCATTTAATAGATACGCGATACTTTTCTGACAATCACCGAAAACagataaagaaaaatgaaattttaacaagTTTGATGCCGGCTAGGACTAAAAAACAGCGAGACGATCTAATCGGAAGATTCACATTAGATCTAAGCCAAAGATGTCATGCTGAATACAAATCTGCATTAAAACATTGTGATGGGAATTTCCAAACCTTCAAAAGAAAGCTGTCTAACACAGTTGATGCTATTATTCTTTGTTATCAAAGTAAACATTGTATCTGGAAAAGAAATTCCTTTGTTTGCAAGGGGATAGAAGATCCATGGATCAACAGGAGCATCTATTTGCCTAAAACCTTTAAATTAAATCTTACTCTGAAACAGCAGACAGAATTAAGAAAATGTATTAATTACAGACTAGGCCCAAAAGAATTAGAGCGCAATAAACTGGGAACAAATACCCAAAAATCTGAATGTGTCAATAGAACAATTAGGCGTTCCTTACCTAGAAGTAATACATTCAGCAAAAATTTCCAAGGCAGGGCGAATAGCGCTGTTTCTTCAGCAAACCATGGCCCAGGTGAATCCGTGATTACTTTATGTTTGTCTGTTGGTGCCCCGGTCGCAGCTGGATCTAAAGTTCACACACACCTAAAAATTTATGAGAAccacaaacaatataaaaaattagCTAAATATGTGAAGAACAGGAAACAGAAAGCTAAAGCAAAATTTGAATTATACTCTAAAAATCAGGAGGTAAATAAATATGAGAAGGGTATGCTACTTTAGACCCAAAAAAATATTCGACAAAAACTGCACAGCAAGAGGTGATCATGAAGCGTACACGAAGAAGACTAAAAAATCATAGGAATACCTTTTGTATCATACCATGCAGTACGGATAGTGCAGTTTCGAACAGtttccttttttaaaacattcatgTCTGTTCATATTTATACAATGAGGCTCAAGCACAAGATGTTCAATTAGGATACATTTCTTATTGTTGCATAGATGACTGACATCTAATTGTTCTccatattcatttttattttgtaaatgaggATGTAATATTTTATTGTGTGTCATATATACAAGTCTGTGAGTtttttcaacagttttttttcCATCTGGCCAGGTTACTCTCTTCCTGCCATAGCCAGCTTCAGAACAGGCACCATTCCACTGCATGCATTTATTGCCGAGGGGTAACATAGCGCCTTTTCTGCATAATTTAAGTAAAACGTTTTCAAAGAATGCTTCCATAATTAATGATTAGGCTACATgtgtaaaaaacagaaaagaaTTTGAATACAGCGGCAATTACCATGACAACATTGGAGACATGTATCtcggttaaggtggcacggtagtatttccctgccataggcgacaatgttaacatttttcaGATTTGCATGACTTTCTAACACTCCCAAAGATCCAAAACCTACTGTAACGTCAAGGACTTTCATTcagatattcaaaaataaatgagaaacaccatcatgaccgtttacttttttagCTATTGTCACCAGTCTAAGGGAACCAGTcatttacatcatatttggcCGCAGTAAATgtaatattctaaaaaaaattgtaaaaaaattatttcaatagttacatttaaaaattggtatttttcaGACTCATAAATGGTtaaaattcttgaaaaaaatgtttctggTTGATAATCCATTTCAATGTCCAATCACAGTGTCATAAGTATtcacctaagtagggtacacaaaggAGCAACCTAAAACGTTGGaagcaaatactaccgtgccacctaaatGTATGTGGAAGGTAAATTGCATTCCATAAGAATGTTAAAGTACTAGTAAAGGTCAAATACGGAACAAAATATATTGcaattatatatgtttatattatagTAAATTTGTGTTTGCAATTAACTAACAATTATAAAGTAAAACTTATCTTTGAGACACCAAGAtcttaaagatattaatatacCAGGGTACCTTGCTTGTTTTTTAAATCAGCCTTTAAAGGTGAGACAACTcttataataattttttcaaagtttactggtagcaagaaaacaagttcggggACATCCTTTTCCTAAAATTTTATTAAAGTAATTATAAAACCTATTTTTTcataactatgatgagtttatttacaacctccgggtcgatgccactgctggtggagatttatttctccgagggtgtcaccagccaagtagtcagcacttctgtgttgacctgAGTTATCATTGaattgttcataattataaattaacataTAACACAACTTTGAATGATTGAAAAAtgtaggcttttctacctcaggagtAGATTACATAAGCtgcagtatttggcaaaacttttaggaacgtttggtcctcaatgctcttcaacttcgtaatttatgtggccttttaaacattttttgattcgagcgtcactgatgagtcttttgtagacgaaaagtgcATCTGGCgtagatttaaaattttaatcctggaaATGAATAGTAAAATCgtcattttaacaaaatataagaaaatgctACCTGTGTTAATCCATAccgatgaaaatttaaaaatacggAAGTAAGAAAATATCCATATCATGTAATGtcaattatttccctttaaaacaGCCATATTCTAGTAAAGTTACAGACGATTAAAGTAATTGTCACCGTACGGCGTTCAACAGGAGCAAAAGCAATATTGCATAGTAAGCTACTAAAGGCCCTGAATTGGCagaagtaaaacaattcaaacaagaaaaataacaaCCTGAATGACATGTAGGACGAAAAATGCATTTTACGATTTACCACGGACACCCTATTGATTCATAGAAGATGAGCAAAATCTAAAGGGGATTCGGCATTACCCCGATGGGTTTTACTAACCATCTATGGATCTGTTTGGGTCAGACATGGAGATAATAGATTAAAAACATTTGTTAACGCCGCTCTATCATCATTTTCTCAAAAGAATCAATTAtgtcggtttttttttgtttttaattgtattcTTATTTGGTAAAAGCTTTCCTCAACTGACACATCAATTGGATAGAATCTAGCATAATTCAGACTTGGAATGTTTaactggtaaaatatttcagCAAATATGATTTCATCGGTGATGATTGTGGCTATATTGACTGCAGTTGAACTAGCtaaggtttatttataattttatagaacttatattatgaaaaacgtttatatattaaaatgtccATAATCACTAGTACACATTATCTTACAAATTGTTAAGGTTTCatagaaatagttatcaaaaataccaggattataatttagtacgccagacgcgcgtttcgtctacatacgactcatcagtgacgctcatatcaaaatagttataaagccaatcaatacaaagttgaagagcatagaggatccaaaattccaaaaagttgtgccaaatacggctaaggtaatcttttcctgggacaagaaaatccttagtttttcgaaaaattcaaagttttgtatcaggaaatttataaaaatgatcacattattgatattcatgtcaacaccgaagtgctgactactgggctggtgataccctcggggacgaaacgtccaccagcagtggcatagaaAAAAAGTTTATGACAAATGAAATTTCAAGCAAATTAAGTGATGTCTTAGAAAAAAAACTTCAGCGTGAACTAAAATTGGTGACGCAGACTACACAGTTGAAGCTAAGTCTCATTCATCGTAGAATGTCGCCGAGTCGATAAAAAAATGGGATTGAATCATTGTATAAACTGTAGATAAGTATAGTTTCCATCAATGCATCAATCGTGATACAATATTCCTCGAGactgtttaattttcaaaaacatatttatctGTTTCCAGTCCAGTTGATTCTTTATTATCATCAACAtttggttcgtttgatctcagttctacATTGGTCAAAATTAAAACTTTACTGACTTTCAAAAGACGGTTTTTTCATGTTACCGACTCCGAAGTTTACATTTTTTGTCTGGTAAACTACACTGTGGTTGAACATCCTGGTACCAGTCAAGTAAGGTCAACTTAAAAGAATAAAATCAAGATTTCAATCGGTACATTTTGTGGGAAAAAGTAACTGCTTAATATTTTCTTTACACGACAAAATCGTCGGAAGACATTAGACTTTCCCCTCAAAATACACCAACTAATATAATATATGTCTGATTTTACGTTTTTGTGGTAGCTCGTACTTAACTgagtaccaggatgtcctacAACAGGAAAGGTAAGTTATCGAAAAATGAAAAAGTGACGTCACGAAAAATAGCGACAGTACCTGATAAATTTCTCTGagataactttaaataaatagaTCGCATTATTTTGCCAATCAATTGGGAAAGGAGGATAATGATTGTATGCATATCGTCTTAAATCATAAGAAAAGTCTATCATCAAATCTCGCGCAATACAATTCTTCTCCACTATCGGAAGTTGACtttgaaatgtcaaaaaattttaaagttgaacTTTTTCAAGTAAAGACATATCGTATCACTACTAAAATGCACAAAAGATTCGACATATTTAAATGAATATTGTAACTGAAGGTAATCTGCTGGATTACAGATTGTTGAGCATTTGTTCAGTTATTAACAAAACtatttgaatgattgaaatgCACGATATTCGTACAAAGctttctggcctttgttaatcttgtattattttaattttagttcttgtgtataatttggagtttagtatggcgtaaATTAACtgcaagagtttcaaatggtgaagttaaaatcatcacttcgtaaagtttacggacgccatcacgagttggtcgaccgtaatggaataaccatttcacaaatgatatcggatatgttccttacgtcgaaactacaatccccttccctttcatgaatttgacctaccgaattagactatttaccggatttgttatcacacaaGCAAcatgacggatgccacatgtggagcaggatctgcttacccttccggagcaccttggatcacccatagtttttagtgggggttcgtgttgtttattctttagtgttctatgttgtgtcatgtgaactattgtttgtctagatctgtttgtcttttccattttagccatgacgttgtcagtttattttcgaattatgagtttgactgtccccctggtatctttcgtccctctttaatcaCTAAACTactatacatatttatttaggggccagctgaaggacacttccgagtgcgggaatttctcgctgcattgaagaccttttggtgaccttctgctgttgtctgttctatggtcgagtacttgtctctttgacaaattccccattttctttctcaatttttttaaataggtaGAGAGAAAGCGGTCACTTATACATGTAAGTCTTGTGTAGATAAAACGCACATTCTGCGTGCAAAATATAAATCCTTATATTTATGATGATTTTTTAAAAAACTGTCCTGAGTGAAGAAATACGGAATCACTC
The window above is part of the Mytilus edulis chromosome 6, xbMytEdul2.2, whole genome shotgun sequence genome. Proteins encoded here:
- the LOC139527846 gene encoding putative nuclease HARBI1, coding for MEENGGWANGVLLGDSGYPCRPFLMTPYQNPVLDHQKKYNKCHCSTRSVIERTFGRLKRRFHILHSEIRMKPGKACKIIIACAILHNICILLNEPDIEDDGVIVGNDGDLGEHFNGHQDGRAVRDHISTTFFNH